Proteins encoded by one window of Mesorhizobium sp. INR15:
- a CDS encoding peptidase domain-containing ABC transporter, translating to MIKVARYHGVELDPNEFRAASTGTVPTAADLSQWAQSGGMWSRAIRVRWSHLLRFEQTGPVVLLFSDGRAALLTGASAERNLIFLTSVDAPDGAEAIAIDELRLSRVWTGEAVLLRPERSFVAADAPFTFRWLMDLVRLETRPLRDIGIASFTLSILTILPPLIVMTVVNKVLQFNSISTLALLSAVIVVVFAYETLLGHARRMIINVVGARLDTKLNLHVFGRLLRLPLDYFERHPAGETLYHLAQVYRIREFLTGKLLSTFLDLMTLCVLIPVMFYINATLAWMVLGCAVLIMLIILAFLAPLRISYQRVVDAETWKSAALGETVVGIKTVKALGLEPQRKALWDERVADAGKARLAFGQLANWPQTLVTPIERAMVLGTMLIGAYLAMNDSTGYMVGSLFAFMMIAQRVAQPLVGLARLVEDYEEVGAAIGEAASVLNRPLESSSNSVGLRPKLVGEIKFSDLTFTYMGTKTPALDRVSFDIPSGSMFGIVGRSGSGKSTIARLLQGINRDYSGFLKLDGVDLKEINLRHLRQGLGVVLQDNFLFRGSIRDNIIAGRQGLTLSDAMRAAHLAGAAEFIERMPNGYDTYIEEGSPNLSGGQRQRLAIARALIHNPTILILDEATSALDPESEAVVSDNLMRIASGRTMIIVSHRLASLTECDQILVVDQGKVLDVAPHSVLLERCGVYRQLWLQQNRHLEGRRGRLAAVPPGMM from the coding sequence ATGATCAAGGTCGCCCGTTATCACGGTGTCGAGCTCGACCCGAACGAATTCAGGGCCGCGAGCACAGGCACCGTCCCGACCGCCGCGGACCTCTCTCAATGGGCGCAGAGTGGTGGGATGTGGTCGCGCGCGATTCGCGTCCGCTGGTCGCATCTCCTGCGCTTCGAACAAACCGGACCGGTCGTTCTGCTGTTCAGCGATGGTCGCGCTGCCTTGCTTACTGGCGCTAGCGCCGAACGCAATCTCATTTTCCTGACGAGCGTCGATGCGCCGGATGGAGCCGAGGCGATTGCGATCGACGAGTTGAGGTTGTCGCGGGTCTGGACGGGCGAGGCGGTGCTGCTGCGTCCTGAGCGATCCTTCGTCGCCGCCGATGCGCCTTTCACCTTCCGCTGGCTCATGGATCTTGTGCGGCTCGAGACTAGGCCGCTGCGCGACATTGGCATCGCTTCGTTCACGCTCAGCATCCTGACAATCCTGCCACCCCTCATCGTCATGACCGTGGTCAACAAGGTGCTGCAGTTCAACAGCATCTCAACCCTGGCATTGCTGAGTGCGGTTATAGTCGTCGTTTTCGCGTATGAGACCCTGCTCGGCCACGCGCGACGCATGATCATCAACGTGGTCGGCGCTCGCCTGGACACCAAACTGAACTTGCATGTCTTCGGCCGACTGTTGCGCCTGCCACTTGACTATTTTGAGCGCCATCCAGCCGGCGAGACACTGTACCATCTGGCACAGGTCTACCGCATCCGCGAATTCCTCACGGGCAAATTGCTCAGCACCTTCCTGGATCTGATGACGCTCTGTGTGCTCATCCCGGTCATGTTCTATATCAATGCAACACTCGCTTGGATGGTGCTCGGCTGCGCCGTCTTGATCATGCTGATCATCCTCGCTTTCCTTGCGCCGTTGCGGATCAGCTACCAACGCGTGGTGGATGCGGAGACCTGGAAGTCGGCCGCGCTCGGCGAGACTGTCGTCGGTATCAAGACGGTGAAGGCACTTGGTCTCGAGCCGCAACGCAAGGCGCTTTGGGACGAACGAGTGGCGGACGCGGGTAAGGCGCGCCTCGCTTTTGGGCAACTCGCCAATTGGCCGCAAACCCTCGTAACGCCAATTGAGCGCGCCATGGTATTGGGCACCATGCTGATCGGGGCTTACTTGGCCATGAACGACAGCACTGGCTACATGGTCGGCAGCCTGTTCGCCTTCATGATGATCGCCCAACGCGTCGCGCAGCCCCTTGTCGGCCTGGCGCGTCTGGTAGAGGACTACGAAGAGGTCGGCGCGGCCATTGGCGAGGCGGCATCGGTTCTTAACCGTCCGTTGGAAAGCAGTTCCAATTCAGTAGGCCTGAGGCCAAAACTCGTCGGCGAAATCAAGTTCAGCGACCTGACCTTCACTTACATGGGTACCAAGACGCCGGCGCTCGACCGGGTCAGCTTCGACATCCCGTCTGGCTCAATGTTCGGCATTGTCGGGCGGAGCGGGTCGGGAAAATCGACCATCGCGCGCCTTCTGCAAGGCATCAACCGCGACTACAGCGGGTTCCTCAAGCTCGACGGGGTCGACCTCAAGGAAATCAACCTGCGTCACCTCCGCCAGGGCCTAGGTGTGGTCCTTCAGGATAACTTCCTTTTCCGCGGTTCGATAAGAGACAACATCATCGCGGGACGTCAGGGTTTGACGCTTTCGGATGCCATGCGGGCTGCTCATCTCGCCGGCGCGGCTGAGTTCATCGAACGCATGCCGAATGGCTACGATACTTACATTGAGGAAGGCTCGCCGAACCTGTCGGGCGGGCAACGGCAGCGGTTGGCAATAGCCCGCGCACTCATTCACAACCCGACCATCCTGATACTGGACGAAGCGACAAGTGCGCTTGATCCGGAGAGTGAAGCGGTGGTCAGCGACAACCTCATGCGTATTGCCAGCGGCCGAACGATGATCATCGTGTCGCACCGGCTGGCATCGCTGACCGAGTGTGACCAGATCCTTGTCGTGGATCAAGGTAAGGTTCTCGATGTCGCGCCACATTCCGTCCTTCTCGAACGGTGTGGCGTCTACCGCCAGCTTTGGCTCCAGCAGAATCGGCATCTGGAAGGCCGGCGTGGCCGACTGGCGGCTGTGCCACCCGGGATGATGTGA
- a CDS encoding HlyD family type I secretion periplasmic adaptor subunit: MARSIVWVVFSLVVALITLAALIPVDQVVTTRGLVVAQSPNIVVQPLETAIVRSIEVREGQHVKAGQVLARLDATFASADLTALAAQVTTLEAEVARLKAEADGRSFTYDGLDPSWTLQASIFERRKAVYDAKLESFDQQGDQLSSVISRSQSDAEGYKHRLAVAGSIEQMRKQLEVRQVGSRLNTLLAEDNTAEMSRALTNAEQTSEASKRQQAGVAAERDGFVQSWRADVSQSLSEANSRMSDAHELLNKAKLRKQLVELRSEADAIVQSVAKVSVGSVLQSGERLITLVPADAVLEVATNIIGRSSGFVHVGDPVAIKFDTFPYSQYGLAHGTVRSVSPDSFSARDQVRDPNSSLAMLPSDTDQFYRTQISIDDVALHGVPAGFTVTPGMPVTADVKVGRRTVLKYILGAMLPIGQEAMREP, encoded by the coding sequence GTGGCTCGCAGCATCGTCTGGGTCGTATTCAGCCTGGTCGTCGCGCTGATAACCCTCGCAGCGCTGATACCGGTTGACCAAGTGGTCACGACGAGGGGGCTGGTGGTGGCTCAGTCGCCTAACATCGTCGTTCAGCCGCTTGAGACAGCGATCGTCCGCTCTATCGAGGTGCGCGAAGGACAGCATGTGAAGGCCGGTCAGGTGCTTGCCCGCCTCGACGCCACGTTTGCCTCGGCCGATCTCACGGCATTGGCCGCTCAAGTCACGACCCTCGAAGCCGAGGTCGCTCGCCTGAAGGCCGAGGCCGACGGAAGGTCATTTACCTATGACGGGCTGGATCCGAGTTGGACGCTACAGGCTTCGATCTTCGAACGTCGCAAGGCGGTCTATGACGCCAAGCTGGAGAGCTTCGATCAACAAGGTGACCAACTCAGTTCTGTCATCTCTCGCTCCCAATCGGATGCCGAAGGTTACAAGCACCGCTTGGCCGTCGCGGGGTCCATCGAGCAAATGCGCAAACAGCTTGAGGTAAGACAGGTCGGAAGCCGCCTCAACACGCTGCTTGCCGAGGACAACACAGCTGAAATGTCGCGAGCTCTTACCAACGCCGAGCAGACATCCGAGGCCAGCAAGCGGCAGCAGGCGGGTGTCGCGGCCGAGCGTGACGGCTTCGTCCAGAGTTGGCGCGCGGACGTGTCGCAGAGCCTGTCGGAAGCCAACTCGCGAATGTCCGACGCCCACGAGCTCCTCAACAAGGCCAAGCTTCGCAAACAGTTGGTGGAACTGAGGAGCGAGGCCGACGCCATTGTTCAATCTGTGGCCAAGGTTTCCGTGGGGTCTGTTCTGCAGTCTGGCGAGCGGTTGATCACACTGGTCCCCGCTGACGCGGTGCTCGAGGTGGCGACGAACATCATCGGCCGTAGCAGTGGCTTCGTCCATGTCGGTGATCCCGTCGCAATCAAATTCGATACCTTCCCCTATTCGCAATATGGCCTGGCTCACGGCACTGTACGCTCAGTCAGCCCGGACTCCTTCTCCGCCAGGGATCAGGTGCGCGACCCGAACAGCTCCTTGGCCATGCTGCCTTCTGATACCGACCAGTTCTACCGCACGCAGATTTCCATCGACGATGTTGCCCTTCATGGTGTGCCCGCCGGCTTTACGGTCACCCCTGGCATGCCTGTCACAGCTGATGTGAAGGTCGGCCGCCGCACGGTGCTCAAATATATCCTCGGCGCGATGCTGCCGATCGGCCAGGAAGCGATGCGGGAGCCGTAA
- a CDS encoding tetratricopeptide repeat protein produces MVMMDRLAGHIHPALALRRGIQLAEKGKLAKAFPLMAIAARAGIPEAECRVARFYLEGSGVPPSRLEGTRWLRRAADHGSADAQALLAALYTAGLAEHEDNAGTSSSESLFKSQSSRKPDFEAALPFAQKAAAAGSATGQAILGYILSKGPTAMRDLDAAHSWYEKSAAASCPEGCLGLALSLARRRQPEHRTRIAEELRRAADAGLPTAIYLLAVLTEHGMGVPVDRESAFELYQLAAEKGLASAQFRLGLSLIEGNLSGQDPAAGEAWMRRAALAGNPEAAYRIGEQYVKRPQPEYAEAATWYRRAADAGHHAAARALASLYLSGNGVAQDAEEGTRWLRVAANSGNRESQVDLANLILENAGDLKDGVDVAEWFEANASSGEAVAAFNLGLCFAEGVGVRKDQELAAKWMRRAAEGMAQAQYMYARLLQDGRGVPADQKQARLWFERAANAGMGDAQVALAEMLYNGRGGERSALAAAHLFKQAAATGHVGAMFAIGALYENGQGLTLDRKAAQKWFAAAAERGHGHAQFMLGRYLSKGVAGEYDPVAGRIWLKRAASQGIEEAADYLAGFQDRREGLGRSNARVPRG; encoded by the coding sequence ATGGTGATGATGGATCGATTGGCCGGACACATCCACCCGGCGCTGGCGTTGCGTAGAGGGATTCAGCTGGCTGAAAAAGGCAAGCTCGCCAAAGCCTTTCCGTTGATGGCAATCGCTGCTCGTGCCGGCATTCCAGAAGCGGAATGCCGCGTCGCCCGCTTCTATCTGGAGGGATCGGGCGTCCCGCCAAGCCGATTGGAAGGAACGCGCTGGCTGCGGCGGGCTGCTGACCATGGGAGCGCCGATGCGCAGGCTCTCCTTGCCGCGCTTTACACCGCCGGGCTGGCTGAACACGAGGACAACGCAGGAACCAGCAGTTCAGAAAGTCTGTTCAAGTCGCAATCTTCACGAAAGCCTGATTTCGAGGCGGCACTTCCGTTCGCTCAAAAAGCTGCGGCGGCCGGCTCAGCAACCGGGCAAGCCATACTTGGTTATATTCTCAGCAAAGGCCCAACAGCCATGCGCGATCTCGATGCCGCGCACAGCTGGTACGAGAAATCCGCAGCGGCCAGTTGTCCGGAAGGGTGCCTTGGGCTCGCCCTGTCACTCGCCCGTCGCAGGCAACCGGAGCACAGAACGAGGATTGCCGAGGAGTTGCGGCGGGCAGCCGATGCAGGTCTGCCGACGGCGATCTATCTTCTTGCGGTCCTCACCGAGCACGGAATGGGCGTGCCGGTCGATCGCGAGTCAGCTTTTGAGCTTTATCAGCTTGCTGCGGAAAAGGGCCTGGCCTCGGCCCAATTCAGGCTGGGGCTTTCTCTTATCGAGGGCAACTTGTCAGGTCAGGATCCCGCAGCTGGCGAGGCGTGGATGCGTCGCGCCGCACTGGCCGGAAATCCCGAGGCCGCCTATCGTATCGGCGAGCAATACGTAAAGCGTCCCCAGCCGGAGTATGCGGAGGCAGCGACCTGGTATCGACGCGCCGCGGACGCAGGCCACCACGCAGCTGCCCGCGCCTTGGCTTCGCTTTATCTTTCTGGGAATGGAGTGGCTCAGGATGCCGAGGAAGGAACCCGCTGGCTGCGCGTCGCCGCAAACAGTGGCAATCGTGAATCCCAGGTTGACCTCGCGAATCTTATTCTTGAGAACGCCGGCGATCTCAAAGATGGTGTAGATGTCGCCGAATGGTTTGAAGCGAACGCGTCGTCAGGGGAAGCAGTCGCTGCCTTCAATCTCGGACTTTGTTTTGCCGAGGGGGTCGGAGTGCGCAAGGACCAGGAACTGGCAGCGAAGTGGATGAGGCGCGCAGCCGAAGGCATGGCACAGGCGCAATATATGTATGCGCGCCTGCTTCAGGATGGACGCGGTGTGCCCGCTGACCAGAAGCAGGCAAGGCTTTGGTTTGAGCGGGCGGCCAACGCTGGAATGGGGGACGCGCAGGTGGCGCTTGCCGAAATGCTCTACAATGGGCGCGGTGGAGAGCGCTCGGCTCTAGCCGCGGCCCATCTTTTCAAGCAGGCTGCCGCCACCGGCCATGTTGGTGCGATGTTTGCAATCGGTGCTTTGTACGAGAACGGGCAGGGGCTTACTCTCGATCGGAAGGCGGCGCAGAAATGGTTCGCGGCCGCTGCGGAGCGAGGTCACGGACACGCCCAATTCATGCTGGGCCGCTACCTCTCCAAAGGTGTTGCCGGTGAGTACGATCCAGTTGCCGGCCGTATTTGGCTCAAGCGGGCTGCCTCTCAGGGTATCGAGGAAGCAGCCGACTATCTTGCTGGTTTTCAAGACAGACGCGAAGGTTTAGGTCGCTCTAATGCGAGGGTTCCAAGGGGCTGA
- a CDS encoding Crp/Fnr family transcriptional regulator: protein MAQASRSFSKGDEHRSSYVGLNDDDAALIKTLGFTAKRYPADAVIFSQGDDSDRVYIVESGWGCISHELPDGQRQILDFALTGDVVLSQAPESGSIGTFVAQTELSLLVAPTKTLTLAAMKSPHLFSFIVGALLRNGAVTAQHLANVGRRNALERTAHLLLELTARLQRVGAVDRNGFDCPLTQYDLADALGLTPIHVNRMLRELRERKFIEFRQGHVRLLDSRGLTKFAGFDGEYIKS, encoded by the coding sequence ATGGCACAGGCTTCACGTTCTTTTTCGAAAGGAGATGAGCACCGTTCGTCATATGTTGGACTCAACGATGATGACGCCGCTCTGATCAAGACTCTCGGCTTCACCGCGAAGCGATATCCAGCTGACGCGGTAATCTTCAGCCAAGGTGACGACAGCGATCGTGTTTACATCGTCGAGTCGGGTTGGGGGTGCATCTCCCATGAGCTTCCAGACGGGCAGCGACAAATTCTCGATTTTGCCCTGACTGGAGATGTCGTTCTTTCTCAGGCACCTGAAAGCGGCTCTATTGGGACCTTCGTAGCTCAAACTGAACTTTCCTTGCTGGTGGCACCCACCAAGACATTGACGCTTGCTGCTATGAAATCGCCTCATCTGTTCTCGTTCATCGTTGGAGCCCTCTTGCGCAACGGGGCAGTTACAGCTCAGCACCTTGCCAACGTAGGACGACGCAACGCGTTGGAGCGGACAGCACATTTGCTGCTCGAGCTGACAGCGCGTCTGCAACGAGTAGGTGCAGTTGACCGCAACGGCTTCGACTGCCCGCTCACCCAATATGACCTGGCTGACGCCCTTGGCCTTACTCCGATCCATGTTAATCGAATGTTGCGGGAACTTCGCGAGCGGAAGTTTATCGAATTCCGCCAGGGCCATGTCCGCCTGCTCGATTCTCGGGGCCTGACGAAGTTCGCTGGATTCGACGGCGAATACATCAAGAGTTGA
- a CDS encoding mannose-1-phosphate guanylyltransferase/mannose-6-phosphate isomerase: MAHRIVSFVMSGGVGSRLWPLSREDNPKQFHDLSGDGSMLAKTVRRLRAWPDSETPIYLIASERHAERVISDITPLGLNGGKPIFEPLGRNTAAAVAIATLQTISEHGKDALVLVVPSDHEISTETQFWETVEAGMPAADAGSIVVFGIKPTHPETGYGYIEVAANGDGAAAVSRFVEKPNIETAQRYLSSGRFYWNAGIFLFRADTMQRALVEFQPQIWETAERAFRTAKVDVSGLYLPQGFYSAVPSTSIDYAVMERAQGIAMVTASFRWNDLGSWQSLLEASPVDGNGNVIMGDVVAMDCDSSYLRSQGRLLTVIGMKDVAVVATPDAIFVAPVSQSQNVKKVVEQLERSGRLETKLTASEDRVIVSGSWRKRVEHWLFNETLPLWSHAGVDNVHGGFHEALGFDARPLGKPKRMRTMARQIYAFAVAKERGWTGAADKLIEHGIDFIAKYGRTDRGGWVRTLNCNGSVADPAEDAYDHSCVLLALAHAYRCGHQPALQLAQETFHFIDSHLEDGSLNGFLETPGWNGARSSNPHMHMLESFLAWYAATGDRVYLRRAARVIDLFRSHFFDQESWTLGEFFNADWLPLPGDKGQWTEPGHHFEWASLLVEFARASGQKDLAAYARKLYSSAVASGMNRATGLAYAAVSRQGMPLDRLSRSWPQCEAIKAAIALDDIGGPDLKPEIEARVARLFRWHIDPAPLGLWMDRIDERGRSLAAEVPASIFYHLVTALMQYLDKTEGQVEAFPVPSLKADSPVAKQSYG; this comes from the coding sequence ATGGCACACCGGATCGTAAGTTTTGTGATGAGCGGGGGGGTAGGGTCGCGGCTATGGCCGCTGTCGCGCGAAGACAATCCAAAGCAATTCCACGACCTGTCGGGGGATGGCTCCATGCTGGCGAAGACTGTTCGACGCCTGAGGGCGTGGCCGGACAGCGAAACGCCGATCTATCTAATCGCGTCCGAACGTCATGCCGAACGCGTCATCTCGGACATAACGCCGCTCGGACTGAACGGCGGAAAGCCAATTTTCGAACCCTTGGGCCGCAACACCGCTGCAGCTGTCGCCATCGCGACACTGCAGACGATTTCGGAGCACGGCAAGGATGCGCTCGTGCTCGTGGTACCCTCCGACCACGAAATATCGACCGAGACGCAGTTCTGGGAGACCGTTGAAGCGGGCATGCCTGCCGCCGACGCGGGAAGCATCGTCGTGTTCGGCATTAAGCCCACTCATCCAGAGACTGGATATGGATACATTGAGGTTGCCGCCAATGGTGACGGCGCGGCCGCGGTCTCACGCTTTGTCGAAAAGCCGAACATCGAGACGGCGCAAAGATATTTGTCGTCGGGAAGGTTCTACTGGAATGCTGGCATCTTCCTGTTTCGCGCCGACACAATGCAAAGAGCTTTGGTCGAGTTTCAGCCGCAGATATGGGAAACTGCGGAACGCGCCTTCAGGACTGCCAAGGTGGACGTCTCGGGTCTGTACCTGCCACAAGGTTTCTACTCGGCTGTTCCCTCCACATCTATCGACTATGCCGTCATGGAACGCGCGCAGGGCATCGCGATGGTGACGGCTTCCTTCCGCTGGAACGACCTTGGATCTTGGCAATCGTTGCTGGAGGCAAGCCCCGTGGACGGCAACGGCAACGTGATAATGGGCGACGTCGTCGCCATGGACTGCGACAGCTCCTATCTCAGAAGTCAAGGTCGGCTACTCACCGTCATAGGAATGAAGGATGTGGCGGTGGTAGCAACGCCCGACGCAATATTCGTCGCGCCGGTCAGCCAGAGTCAGAATGTGAAGAAGGTCGTCGAGCAACTCGAGAGGAGCGGGCGCCTCGAGACGAAACTGACAGCGTCAGAAGACCGGGTCATTGTCAGCGGGTCGTGGCGCAAGCGTGTCGAGCACTGGCTCTTCAACGAGACCCTTCCGCTTTGGTCACACGCAGGGGTCGACAACGTGCATGGCGGCTTCCACGAAGCACTCGGTTTCGATGCGAGGCCATTGGGCAAACCCAAGCGGATGCGGACGATGGCACGCCAGATCTACGCGTTCGCTGTGGCCAAGGAACGTGGCTGGACCGGGGCCGCTGACAAGCTCATCGAGCACGGGATCGACTTCATCGCAAAATACGGCCGCACCGATCGAGGAGGCTGGGTACGCACCTTAAATTGCAATGGAAGCGTGGCCGATCCGGCGGAGGATGCCTACGATCATTCATGCGTGCTCCTCGCACTTGCTCACGCCTATCGATGCGGCCACCAACCTGCCCTGCAGCTTGCACAGGAGACCTTTCATTTCATCGACTCTCATCTGGAGGACGGGAGCCTGAATGGCTTCCTCGAGACACCTGGCTGGAACGGGGCTCGGTCCTCCAACCCACACATGCACATGCTTGAATCTTTCCTCGCCTGGTATGCCGCAACCGGCGATCGCGTATACCTGCGTCGAGCGGCTCGCGTCATCGATCTATTCCGCAGCCATTTCTTCGACCAGGAAAGTTGGACGCTCGGCGAATTTTTCAATGCCGACTGGCTGCCGTTGCCCGGAGACAAAGGACAGTGGACCGAACCGGGGCACCATTTCGAATGGGCCTCTCTGCTCGTCGAGTTCGCGAGGGCAAGTGGGCAGAAAGACCTGGCTGCCTATGCGAGAAAACTCTATTCGTCGGCGGTCGCCAGCGGAATGAATCGAGCCACGGGACTGGCCTATGCGGCCGTTTCGCGACAAGGGATGCCCCTCGACAGGCTCTCCCGCAGCTGGCCTCAATGCGAAGCAATAAAGGCAGCGATTGCGTTGGACGACATTGGCGGGCCCGATCTGAAGCCCGAGATCGAAGCTCGTGTCGCGCGACTTTTCAGATGGCATATCGATCCCGCACCGCTTGGCTTGTGGATGGACAGGATTGACGAGCGCGGTCGGTCGCTGGCGGCGGAGGTTCCTGCCAGCATCTTCTATCATTTGGTGACAGCGTTGATGCAATATCTCGACAAGACCGAGGGACAGGTTGAGGCGTTTCCGGTACCGTCTCTGAAAGCGGACAGCCCTGTTGCGAAGCAAAGTTATGGCTAA
- a CDS encoding phosphomannomutase/phosphoglucomutase — MTLKIVEQARPNTFAFENNALIKATGFREYDARWWFGCPGSEKEPELNLMGAQALGMGLGTLIRRMGVGPEIITGHDFRSYSMSIKLALVSGLMAAGARVKDIGLALSPTAYFAQFALNTPSVAMVTASHNENGWTGVKMGAQRPLTFGPDQMTALKALVLNGDFDLTGGGSYEFVSDVRERYIEDLTAGKSVRRKPRVVVACGNGTAGAFAPQVLEIVGCDVIPLDVELDHTFPRYNPNPEDMQMLHAIRDKVLETGADLGLGFDGDGDRCGVVDNEGTEIFADKVGVMLARDISSQHPQSTFVVDVKSTGLFLTDPVLAQNGARTDYWKTGHSYIKRRVAELGAIAGFEKSGHFFFNPPIGRGYDDGLITAIAVCEMLDRNPERTLAELYRALPVTFGTPTMSPQCRDEVKYSVVDKVVSDFMKMKGDGTDFAGQPLADLITVNGVRVVAQDGTWGLVRASSNKPEIVVVVESPVSSERRRQMFEAIDTVLRRNPEVGAYNQTF, encoded by the coding sequence GTGACCCTAAAAATAGTCGAACAAGCCAGGCCGAACACATTCGCGTTCGAGAACAATGCTCTCATCAAAGCCACTGGCTTCCGGGAGTATGATGCGCGCTGGTGGTTCGGCTGTCCCGGCTCGGAGAAGGAGCCCGAGCTCAATTTGATGGGCGCCCAAGCGCTGGGAATGGGTCTTGGCACTCTAATCCGCCGAATGGGAGTCGGTCCGGAAATCATTACCGGTCACGACTTTCGCAGCTATTCCATGTCCATAAAATTGGCGCTGGTCTCAGGCCTGATGGCAGCTGGCGCACGTGTCAAGGATATAGGCTTGGCGCTGTCCCCGACCGCCTATTTCGCCCAGTTCGCACTCAACACTCCGTCTGTTGCCATGGTAACGGCCTCTCACAATGAGAACGGGTGGACTGGAGTGAAGATGGGCGCGCAAAGACCGCTCACATTCGGCCCTGACCAGATGACAGCGCTGAAGGCGCTCGTGCTGAATGGCGACTTCGATCTTACAGGGGGTGGTAGCTATGAATTCGTTTCCGACGTCCGTGAGAGATACATCGAAGACTTGACTGCCGGAAAGAGCGTTCGACGCAAGCCGCGCGTCGTCGTTGCCTGCGGCAACGGGACTGCTGGCGCATTTGCGCCGCAGGTGCTGGAGATTGTTGGCTGTGACGTGATCCCGCTCGACGTAGAGCTTGATCACACTTTTCCGCGCTATAACCCGAATCCCGAAGACATGCAGATGCTGCATGCGATCCGCGACAAGGTTCTGGAGACCGGCGCCGATCTGGGGCTCGGGTTCGACGGCGACGGCGACCGCTGCGGCGTGGTGGACAATGAGGGGACCGAGATCTTCGCTGACAAGGTCGGCGTCATGCTGGCGCGCGACATCTCAAGCCAACATCCACAATCCACCTTCGTCGTGGACGTCAAATCGACCGGGCTTTTCCTGACAGATCCCGTTCTCGCGCAAAACGGTGCGCGGACGGACTATTGGAAAACGGGACATTCCTACATCAAGCGACGGGTTGCCGAGCTTGGCGCAATCGCCGGCTTCGAAAAGTCGGGGCACTTCTTCTTCAACCCGCCGATCGGCCGTGGCTATGACGATGGCCTCATCACCGCGATCGCCGTCTGCGAGATGCTTGATCGCAATCCGGAAAGGACGCTGGCCGAACTCTATCGCGCCCTGCCCGTAACCTTTGGCACCCCAACGATGTCGCCCCAATGTCGCGATGAAGTCAAATACAGCGTTGTCGACAAGGTCGTCAGCGACTTCATGAAAATGAAGGGGGATGGGACCGACTTTGCCGGTCAGCCGCTGGCTGACCTGATTACCGTCAATGGGGTGCGTGTCGTGGCTCAAGACGGCACCTGGGGTCTGGTCAGAGCTTCGTCAAACAAGCCCGAAATTGTTGTCGTCGTCGAAAGCCCCGTCTCGTCGGAGCGACGTCGGCAGATGTTTGAGGCAATCGACACCGTCCTGCGCCGCAATCCAGAGGTCGGGGCCTACAACCAGACATTCTGA